The genomic DNA GTCACGGCCGCACGGATGCGTTGTTCGGTCAGGTCGCTTTTGATCCGTGGATCATCGGGACGATATTGCAGAGCGGGGTCTTTCCAGCTCCAGTTGCGATAGGCGGCAAAGTCGCGGCTGGCGTCGAAGTCGTGATTGACACGGTTGGCGGCACAAGCGCTGAGCAGCATGGCCATGGCCAGTAAAGCGAGACGGCGGAACATGGTTTTTCTCCGGTTGAAGACATGAACCTGCTAGAGCTTTCGATTATCTGCGGCTAACTCGGAGGATACGCCGACATGGCCTTTTCCACAGCCTCGCGAATCGCATCGGTGCGATCGATCTGACTGCCCTTGTCAGCGGTCTCAGCGCTGGCACTCCACACCGGTTGCCCCGTGCCGGCGTCGAACAGATCGACCCGCACCACCACAACCTGCTCCTGATAGGTGCGAACGATCGGCACCGTGTTGTACATGCCGTAACCGCGCCCATAACGATCATAGCCACCGTAACCGCCGTAGCCGTAATCGTCCTGCACCTGACGCAAACGGGTTTCCAGACGCAGGTTGGCCGTGACGAACAGGTCAGCCGGGCGGTTGTCGTGCAGCGGACGCAAGCCGCGTTGATCCAGCGCGTTGCTCACCGCCTCGGCCACCTGCGCCGAATCCGCCCACGCGGTGCCCGGCGGCAGCTGGCCGTTGAGCCAGGCCCAACTGCGGTAGCGCCCGTAATCGCGCGGTGGCGCCGGGTAAGCGCTGCGGTCAAAGGTGTTGGCCGCTTGCGCTGGCGCCGGCGGCAAGGGCCGTGACTGCGCCACGTAGGGGTTGCTGCCCTGGCAGGCGACCAACCCCAGACAGATCAGCAATAACCCCGCTTGTGCTTTCATTTCGCGCTCCGATCAGATCGGCCGGCAGATCCAGTGCAAATAACGCCCAAGCCCGGCGAAGCTTGGGTGGCGACGGTGGGCGAGCTCCATCTCCAGCAAATCCGCCAGTTCGGCGCGGGCCTGGAACTCCACTGGCATGTAGTCGTGGAAAACCCGCACCCCGCTCTGGCTTTCGACCTGCCACAAGCCTTCGAGTTGCGTTGCCAACTCTCGGGGGTCGAGGGGCTGCTGCGGGGTCAGGCTCTGCTTTTCGCCGGCCATGACGTTCTTGCGCATTTTCTTGAAATGGCCCTTGAGCAGATTGCGGTAGATCAGCGCATCGCGATTGTAAAACGCCAGCGACAGCCAGCCACCGGGCTTGGTCAGTTGATGCAGCACCGGCAGGATCGCGTGGGGTTCGCCCAGCCACTCCAGCACCGCGTGGCAGATCACCAGATCGTAAGGCTCGGTAAGTTGCCCGAGCAACTCCTGCCACGGCGCCTGAATGAACGTCGCGGTTTGCCCCGCGTCAGTGAAACGCTGGCGCGCGCCTTCAAGCATTGGCTCGGCGGGTTCGGTAAAGGTCACCTCGTGGCCGCGGTCGGCCAGCCACAGCGACATGTGACCCAGGCCGCCGCCAATGTCCAGAACGCGCAACGGGCGATCCGGCAGCGCTTCGGCCAGGTCAGCCTGCAACACCGCAAGGCGAATCGCGCCTTTGGCACCGCCGTAGATTTTTTCGGCGAAACGGGTCGCCAACTGATCGAAATGACGGTCGCTCATCAGCTGAACCGCCGTTCGCTGTCGGCGAGCTTGCTGCGCACCACTTCATTCATGTCCAGCCCCAACTCGCTGCACAGCAGCAACAGATACAGGACGATATCGCCGACTTCCTGCCCGGCATGGGCGAGTTTGTCCGCCGGCAACTGACGCGACTGGTCTTCGGTCAGCCACTGGAAGATCTCCACCAGTTCGGACATCTCGACGCTGGCGGCCATGGCGAGGTTTTTCGGGCTGTGAAATTGCCGCCAGTCATTGCGGTCGCGGATGGCGTGCAGGCGTTCGGTCAGTTCAACAAGGTTCATCGGGCTCTCCTGAAGGCGTATAGCTTCGGGGGGAAGGCGACTGAACGCAAGCGAACATGCGGTGCTTTTGTGGGAGCGAGCCTGCTCGCGAAAGCGTTAGGTCATCCAACTTTGATTTACCTGACACGACGCCTTCGCGAGCAGGCTTGCTCCCACAGGATCCGTGTAAACATCTATAGTTGCAGGGAACTCGGCCGCCCTCGTCGTGGCCCAAGGCTCAGCTCTTTCATCGGGATGCACACATGCAGGTAGAAAGCTTTTTCGAATGGCTCGGCCAGGCACTCGGCTCGGTCATCCGCTTTATCG from Pseudomonas baetica includes the following:
- a CDS encoding DUF4136 domain-containing protein; this translates as MKAQAGLLLICLGLVACQGSNPYVAQSRPLPPAPAQAANTFDRSAYPAPPRDYGRYRSWAWLNGQLPPGTAWADSAQVAEAVSNALDQRGLRPLHDNRPADLFVTANLRLETRLRQVQDDYGYGGYGGYDRYGRGYGMYNTVPIVRTYQEQVVVVRVDLFDAGTGQPVWSASAETADKGSQIDRTDAIREAVEKAMSAYPPS
- a CDS encoding methyltransferase, producing the protein MSDRHFDQLATRFAEKIYGGAKGAIRLAVLQADLAEALPDRPLRVLDIGGGLGHMSLWLADRGHEVTFTEPAEPMLEGARQRFTDAGQTATFIQAPWQELLGQLTEPYDLVICHAVLEWLGEPHAILPVLHQLTKPGGWLSLAFYNRDALIYRNLLKGHFKKMRKNVMAGEKQSLTPQQPLDPRELATQLEGLWQVESQSGVRVFHDYMPVEFQARAELADLLEMELAHRRHPSFAGLGRYLHWICRPI
- a CDS encoding MazG-like family protein; this encodes MNLVELTERLHAIRDRNDWRQFHSPKNLAMAASVEMSELVEIFQWLTEDQSRQLPADKLAHAGQEVGDIVLYLLLLCSELGLDMNEVVRSKLADSERRFS